ATTCATTAAAAGCGAGATTAAAGAAATTTAACCTAGAAATAGCCGAGGATAAAACTAAAATAATTCCCTTCGGACGGTTTGCGGAGAAGAATGCAAAACGTGACGGAATTGGCAAACCGGGTACCTTCGACTTCCTTGGATTTACTCACTATTGTGGGATAAGTAAGCACGGGAAATTCCGAGTAAAGCGGAAAACGAGCAGGAAGAAAGTCCAAGGCAAACTAAAAGGAACTAAAGAATGGCTGAAGAATAATAGGAATAAAGATATTCATATGATTATGGATAGATTTAAACGCTCACTAATAGGTTACTACAACTATTATTGCATCACAGATAATACCCAAACTGTTAACAACTTTAAAGAGAAAATCGAATGCTTACTATACAAATGGCTAAACAGAAGAAGCCAAAGGAAATCCTTTACTTGGGACAAATTCAGGCTCTTTCTTAATAAATATCCACTACCTTCACCAAGAATCAAAGTGAATATTTATGATTTAAGAAAAGAAATTAGCTATATTCTGTGAATGATAATTTGGAGGAGCCGTGTGCGTTAATAGCGCAAGCACGGTTCTGTGAGGGGGAGGAACACAATCTACCGTAAGGTAGAGAGGTTCCTTTCTACTCGACTAGTTGAAGATTGGTTGTAGTTATCAATAGAAAATTGAACGAAGCTTTTTCCTTGAACTAAGCAAAAAACCTCTCCAAATTCCTGTTAATTTAGGAATTTCACGAGAGGTTTATTTTATATGTTGCTCTTCGAAAAATATTTCCGAGTATCTTTACGTATTTGTTTGGGTAAGACACGATCAAGCTCATCATTTAACCATGACAGTGTTTTATTACGCAAGTAATCACGCATTTTTTCTTCCGCAGAGAGCATAACTAAGTTGATGGTACAAGAGGAGGGAGCTGAACAACAGTTTTCTCTATACAAATAACCATTATCTTTAATATTTTTACATTGAAAAATTGGCTTAGGACCTTCAACTGCTTCAACTACATCCCAAAAGGAAATATCTTCTGGGGACTTAGATAACCTATACCCTCCTTTTACACCAGGGACAGAACTTACGATGCCTGCCTTAGATAATTTACCGAAAACTTTTGAAAGAAATGTCTCAGGAAGTCCTTGGAATTCTGCCAAATCCTTTATCCCAACACTTTCCTTGGAAGGAAGATCAATTAAATAAATCAGACAATGTAATGCATATTCAACTCCGACACTATACTGCATATAAACTCACCTGCTTTTGAATTTAAGGGTTATCAAATTGTATCTTAGGAGTATTTAGAGTGTTAGTCAAATGAAAGAAATCTCTTTTGGATAAATCATATTCCTTTGACAAAAATAATCATAGCATATATTATAGACAATGTTAATCGACGATTAACTTAGTCTTTAATTAGAATCTAAAATTCTTAAAGGGGAAATAAAAATGAACAAAACACTTATCATTAACGCACATCCAAAAATAGATGATACTTCTTCAGTTAGCTTGCAGGTTTTTAACCACTTTTTGAATGCTTATAAAGAAGCTGAAAAAGCTACTTCAAGATTAGCACCTAAATTAATACTGTCTTAAAGGAAAAGAAGTATAAGGAGGTAATTTAATTGGAACAACGAGTTGATTATTACAATGTAGCACCAGAAGCACTTAAAATAATGATGGAAATGGAGAAGTATACGAAAACAACAGGTATAGACCGTAAACTCCGTGAACTTATAAAAATTCGGGCATCTCAAATAAATGGTTGTGCATATTGTATTAACATGCATACAGCTGATGCTAGAAAAATGGGAGAAATGGAACAACGTTTATATTGTATTAGTGCTTGGAGAGAGTGCACATTTTACACAGATGCAGAAAAAGTAGCTCTTGAGTTGACAGAATACGTAACTTTAATCCCGACAAAACGCGTGCCAGATGAGCTTTATCAACGAGTACGTGAACATTATGACGAGAGACAATATGTTGACCTTGTACTGATAATTAATCAAATCAACAGTTGGAATAGAATTTCTATTGCAATGGGGAATACAGCAACTGAAAAATAATTACTCTCAGCAAACATCTAATAGTGTTCGTCTCAGATTGTAGAAAAAAGGCATCCAAATGAACCAGTTTGGATGCTTTTCCGTTTTATGCTTATATAGAGCATAAAATTACCTCTTGCTTGGTCTACCTTATGCCATTTCAAAACTTTCTATAATTCTCCAGCATGATAGTCACCATCTTGCTTATGTAAGATGGTGAAATATTGTACTTAAACTTCCATGAAAATTAACTTCTGTAAGAACCGGAAAATGGCAATACTTAAATATACACAGCTCAATGATTTTTTTAAAAAAGAGCGGGGCGCCTGATCAAGGTGTTTATGGACTACAAATATTGAATTAAGAAGCTTCGGTAATTGTCACAGAATAGCCTAAGTTTTCTAGTCTTCGAACCGAATGGCGTACAATAGATACTTGTCTTTGTTTATCAAAAAAATCTTCGCCTAAGTCAGCATACATTTCTTTTGGGTTAGTAGGTAATATGCGATTCGCAACATCGCATGAGCGACTACAATTGCTGCCTTTTTCTTTTTCATTGTACGACGAGCGAAGTTTGCTAGTTTTTCAGGATCATTCTCACCATCTGCGATTGCTCGAAGCATATCCTTCGATGAAACTCCCATAATATCAGATACAACAGAACCTAGTTTGATATTAGCTCCTTCTAAAACCTTTTGAATCCGATTATGTTTTCTGGCGCGTTCTTCAATAATACTTCGGCGATAGCGAACAAGTTCCCGTAGTTCACGTTGGTTTCTATCAGGAATGAAACTAGCTTTAAGAAGTCCATGGCGAAGAAGTTGTGCAATCCATTCCGCATCCTTAACATCCGTTTTGCGTCCGGGAAGAGCCTTCATGTGTTGAGCGTTCACTACTAAAAACTCGATTCCTTCGGACTCTAATAAGTTAACAATAGGCTTCCAATAAACACTCGTGCTTTCCATAGCTACGTGTGTACAATTATTTTCTTTAATCCAGTCCAATAACTTTAATAGAAAAACTGTTTTAGTAGAAAATGTTTGAATCTCCTTTCCTTTTGAAGTCATAATACAAGCAGTGATATTGTCCTTATGGACATCAAAACCACATGCTCTTTCAATGATTACATCCATTGAAGTCTTCCTTTCAAGGCTTGAAAATTGGAGGCTGGTGCAACAATCAGAATTAGGATTAATCTACCATGAGTGCTTCCCGTAAGGGAGCGACAGTTTGTGGTGCACCGTGGTCGTTGGAGTCAGACTATCGGATGGGCTCTAAGGCACCATAGTTGATCGACCTTCCTCTCCCAGCCGTAGAAACAGTATGGACGGATTCAATACATTTTCATTCTTTGTGGTGAAGCGCCGATTTTTGCGCTTCATGGGTGGCTATCGGAGCAGGTTAATTGAAAAAGGAAACTTAAAACTGTGTTAAAATTTTACATCGGGAATACTTTATTAAAATATATTGGGGGAATTAAAATGAGTGGAACTGCTAAAACTCCTCAGCCACCTTACTATGCGGTTATATTTTCTTCACAACAAACTGAAGGTGACAGAGGTTACGGAAAAATGGCGGAAAAAATGGTGGAGTTAGCTTCTCAGCAGAAGGGTTTCTTAGGTGTAGAAAGTGCAAGAGATGAAGGATTAGGAATTACGGTTTCATATTGGGATTCCTTAGATGCGATAAAGGATTGGAAGGAACATTCAGCACATCAAGTCGCACAGGATAAAGGTAAAAATGAATGGTACAAAAACTTCTCACTAAGAGTATGCAAAGTAGAAAGAGATAACTTTTTCGAAATGTAGTATACGTTGATCTTCTTCAATTATTGGGTGTTTTACGCGTTAAAAACCATAGGAAATTCAAATAAATTAATGTTTCTTTTAAATGTAAATATAAATGAAAGATTAATAACGTTTTAAAAATATAGAAGGGGGATTAGTATAAATGAATGTTTCTGAAATGAAATGTAAAAGTTGTGGAGGAAATTCATTTGTACAAGCAATGGATTTCATAAATCTTCGCCCAGTGGATAAGAAATTGACGTTTGGTTCTGAGAGAATCTTTACGGTTTGTTTGGATTGCGGAGAAGTTGTTTCAATAAAAGTGAAAAACCCAGAAAGGTTAATCAAATAATCAAATAATTTTAGTACCTTGGTGGAGGAGTAAAATTAAAGGAGTTTACAAAAAGAGCCTATGAAGGCTCTTTTTTCTAATGATATATCAACAATATTATTTAACAAAGACTTAGAATTAATAACGCTTGAATCTAAACCCAAGCGTTGATAGATGGAATATAG
This Neobacillus sp. YX16 DNA region includes the following protein-coding sequences:
- a CDS encoding antibiotic biosynthesis monooxygenase — translated: MSGTAKTPQPPYYAVIFSSQQTEGDRGYGKMAEKMVELASQQKGFLGVESARDEGLGITVSYWDSLDAIKDWKEHSAHQVAQDKGKNEWYKNFSLRVCKVERDNFFEM
- a CDS encoding carboxymuconolactone decarboxylase family protein, which produces MEQRVDYYNVAPEALKIMMEMEKYTKTTGIDRKLRELIKIRASQINGCAYCINMHTADARKMGEMEQRLYCISAWRECTFYTDAEKVALELTEYVTLIPTKRVPDELYQRVREHYDERQYVDLVLIINQINSWNRISIAMGNTATEK
- a CDS encoding Rrf2 family transcriptional regulator; translation: MQYSVGVEYALHCLIYLIDLPSKESVGIKDLAEFQGLPETFLSKVFGKLSKAGIVSSVPGVKGGYRLSKSPEDISFWDVVEAVEGPKPIFQCKNIKDNGYLYRENCCSAPSSCTINLVMLSAEEKMRDYLRNKTLSWLNDELDRVLPKQIRKDTRKYFSKSNI
- a CDS encoding IS110 family transposase, which translates into the protein MDVIIERACGFDVHKDNITACIMTSKGKEIQTFSTKTVFLLKLLDWIKENNCTHVAMESTSVYWKPIVNLLESEGIEFLVVNAQHMKALPGRKTDVKDAEWIAQLLRHGLLKASFIPDRNQRELRELVRYRRSIIEERARKHNRIQKVLEGANIKLGSVVSDIMGVSSKDMLRAIADGENDPEKLANFARRTMKKKKAAIVVAHAMLRIAYYLLTQKKCMLT